One Paraburkholderia sp. IMGN_8 DNA window includes the following coding sequences:
- the xdhC gene encoding xanthine dehydrogenase accessory protein XdhC codes for MNDFSSVQIGRRSAVQAAPAAPMHIVLFGAGHVGHALVTLLGRLPCVVQWVDERDELFPDETPANVQVEATDTPDAIVDTAPPGAYFLVMTHNHALDFSLAERIMRRRDFTYFGMIGSKTKRVKFERRLLDRGVDLDRLVEMTCPIGVTGIVDKAPPAIAVAVCAELLQIRARQAAAQAVTHKLCASV; via the coding sequence ATGAACGACTTTTCTTCCGTTCAGATCGGCCGGCGCAGCGCCGTGCAAGCCGCGCCTGCGGCGCCGATGCACATCGTGCTGTTCGGCGCGGGCCACGTCGGCCATGCGCTCGTCACGCTGCTCGGGCGCTTGCCGTGCGTCGTCCAGTGGGTCGACGAACGCGACGAACTGTTCCCCGACGAAACGCCCGCCAACGTGCAGGTCGAGGCGACCGACACGCCCGACGCGATCGTCGACACGGCGCCCCCCGGCGCGTACTTCCTTGTGATGACGCACAATCACGCGCTCGACTTTTCGCTCGCCGAGCGCATCATGCGGCGGCGCGATTTCACCTACTTCGGCATGATCGGCTCGAAAACCAAGCGCGTGAAATTCGAGCGGCGTTTATTGGATCGCGGCGTGGATCTGGATCGGCTGGTGGAGATGACTTGCCCGATCGGCGTGACGGGCATCGTCGATAAGGCGCCGCCGGCCATTGCGGTCGCGGTGTGTGCCGAGTTGCTGCAGATTCGCGCGCGGCAGGCCGCGGCACAGGCGGTGACGCACAAGCTCTGCGCGAGCGTCTGA
- a CDS encoding 2-hydroxychromene-2-carboxylate isomerase, translated as MTVGIDAMQPLWFYDFVSPFTYLLLEQHDKWPGNDFAFTPVVLNDLYRHWGQLPAYNVPTKRVFMYRHALFRAEQLGIPFKMPPAHPFDSMKPLLLATAVDGDISFVREIFRFIWREGRDPSSDTAFAELCERVGQPDGPELIKSEEVKAKLQRNTANAISLGVYGVPTFYLNKQLFWGEDALPMVLYCARTPNWLDSQEVKRISSLPLGVANTTVGEV; from the coding sequence ATGACCGTTGGCATCGACGCCATGCAACCGCTGTGGTTTTACGATTTTGTCTCGCCATTCACGTACCTGTTGCTCGAGCAACACGACAAATGGCCGGGCAACGACTTCGCGTTCACACCGGTCGTGCTGAACGACCTGTATCGCCACTGGGGTCAACTACCGGCTTACAACGTGCCCACCAAGCGGGTGTTCATGTACCGGCACGCGCTGTTTCGCGCGGAGCAGCTCGGCATTCCGTTCAAGATGCCGCCGGCTCATCCGTTCGACTCGATGAAGCCGCTGTTGCTCGCCACCGCGGTGGACGGCGACATCAGCTTCGTGCGCGAGATCTTCCGTTTCATCTGGCGTGAAGGCCGCGATCCGTCGAGCGACACAGCGTTCGCCGAACTGTGCGAACGCGTCGGCCAGCCGGACGGGCCCGAGTTGATCAAAAGCGAAGAGGTCAAGGCGAAATTGCAGCGCAATACAGCGAATGCGATCAGCTTGGGCGTCTACGGCGTGCCGACCTTTTACCTGAACAAACAATTGTTCTGGGGCGAAGATGCACTGCCGATGGTGCTGTATTGCGCACGCACGCCGAACTGGCTCGATTCGCAAGAAGTGAAGCGCATCAGTTCACTGCCTTTGGGTGTCGCGAACACCACCGTAGGCGAAGTGTAG
- a CDS encoding LysR substrate-binding domain-containing protein yields MDDTAASLDIWLVRVLRTLLVERSVTQTALRLNQTQPAISTALRKLRETLNDPILVRGKSGMVPTEYGESLLASAQRVLREVDFVATPHGDFDPGRSRRTFRVAAPDYLNDFFMPTVIAQFREAAPHARLEIDSLSPMLDHSAALDAGELDLVIGNWPKPDPRFGKTDLFSDTVVCLMRADHPLTRTPLTREAYLAAPHLAPTPYSGARGGAIDIGFARARAERRIVATLPYFGLVPQTLLQSDLIFTTTRRFATHYANILPLAVVEVPIPFPRIKCYQLWHPQPDRPSDVGWLRTLMSQVSDGLVAQKARRVKRPQEKKTSEEPSAAAG; encoded by the coding sequence ATGGACGACACCGCCGCTTCCCTCGATATCTGGCTCGTGCGCGTGTTGCGCACACTGCTGGTCGAGCGCAGCGTCACCCAGACCGCGCTGCGGCTGAATCAGACCCAACCCGCCATCAGCACCGCGCTGCGCAAACTGCGCGAGACGCTGAACGATCCGATCCTCGTGCGCGGCAAATCGGGCATGGTGCCGACCGAATACGGCGAATCGCTGCTGGCGTCCGCGCAACGCGTGCTGCGCGAAGTCGATTTCGTCGCGACGCCGCACGGCGATTTCGACCCTGGCCGCTCACGCCGCACCTTTCGGGTGGCCGCACCCGACTATCTGAACGACTTCTTCATGCCGACCGTGATCGCACAGTTTCGCGAGGCGGCCCCGCACGCGCGTCTGGAAATCGATTCGCTGAGTCCGATGCTCGATCACTCGGCCGCGCTCGATGCGGGTGAACTCGATCTGGTGATCGGCAACTGGCCGAAACCCGATCCGCGCTTCGGCAAGACCGATCTGTTCTCGGACACGGTGGTGTGCCTGATGCGCGCCGATCATCCGTTGACGCGCACGCCGTTGACACGTGAAGCGTATCTGGCCGCACCGCATCTCGCGCCGACGCCCTACAGCGGCGCGCGCGGCGGCGCAATCGACATCGGTTTCGCGAGGGCGCGCGCCGAACGGCGCATCGTCGCCACGCTGCCTTACTTCGGCCTCGTGCCGCAAACGCTGCTGCAATCGGATCTGATCTTCACCACCACGCGCCGCTTCGCGACCCATTACGCGAACATCCTGCCGCTTGCGGTGGTCGAGGTGCCGATTCCGTTTCCGCGCATCAAGTGCTATCAGCTGTGGCATCCACAGCCGGATCGGCCAAGCGACGTCGGCTGGCTGCGGACCTTGATGTCGCAAGTGTCGGACGGATTGGTGGCGCAGAAGGCGCGGCGCGTGAAACGGCCGCAGGAAAAGAAAACGTCAGAGGAACCGTCAGCCGCGGCGGGCTGA